DNA sequence from the Pseudoxanthomonas sp. genome:
TCTGCTCGTCGACGGCAGGCCCGAGATGGTGCAGGTACGCGTGGGCGCCAGCGACGGCACCAGCACCGAGGTGTCCGGCGCCGTGAAGGAAGGCGACGTGGTGGTCGTGGGCGAGCGCGCGAAGGAATGAGCACGCCGTCCGTGAACACCGGCGAGCGCGTGCCGGTCATCCAGACGCACGCGCTGGGCAAGGTCTACTCCGCCGGCACCGAGGCGGAAGTGGTCGCGCTGCGCGGGGTGGACCTGCGCGTGGACCGGGGCGACTTCGTCGCGATCATGGGTCCATCCGGATCGGGCAAGTCCACGCTGATGAACCTGATCGGCTGCCTGGACACGCCCAGCGACGGCACCTATTTCTGCGACGGGATCGACGTGGCCACGCTCGACGCCGAACAGCTGGCCATCCTGCGCCGGGAGAAGATCGGCTTCGTGTTCCAGGGCTTCCATCTGCTCCCGCGCATGACCGCGCTGGAGAACGTGGCGATGCCGCTGGGCTATGCGCAGGTGCCCCCCGGCGAACGCGCCGAACGCGCGCGCCAGGCGCTGGCCGCCGTCGGCCTGGCCGAACGCGCGGGCCACCGTCCCAACGAACTCTCCGGCGGACAGCAGCAGCGCGTGGCCATCGCACGCGCGCTGATCAACCAGCCGCCGATCCTGCTGGCCGACGAACCGACCGGCGCGCTGGACAGCAGGACGGGCGAAGAGATCCTGGCGCTGTTCAAGCGATTGCGCGACGACGGCCACACCGTCATCCTGATCACCCACGACGCCGAAGTCGCTGCGCATGCCGACCGCGTGCTGGTGATGCGCGATGGTGAGTTGCACGAGGAGCCGGGGTTCGGGAATCGGGAGTCGGGAGTCGGAGGAACGCACCCATGATCCGTCCTCTTTTCCTGCCGGCGCTGTTCCCGCTCATGCGGCGCGCCTTTGCGCCTGCGAATCCCGAATCCCGATTCCCCACTCCCGGCCTTCTGCCATGAAATTCTCCGACATCCTCCGCACCGCCCTGCACGCGCTGCGCGGCAACTGGATGCGCAGCGCGCTGACCTCGCTGGGCGTGATCATCGGCATCGCCGCCGTCATCGTGATGGTGTCGGTGGGGCAGGGCACGCAGGCGGAGATCGACAAGCTGGTATCCGGCCTGGGCTCGCAGCGGCTGGACATCAGTCCCGGCGCCGGGCGCGGCGGCGGTGGCGTGCGGATGAGCTCCAGCAGCTTCTACACGCTCAACGAAGGCGACGTGGACGCGATCCGCAACGAAATCCCGGAAGTGCAGTACGTGGCCGGTGCCCTGCGCGGCAATACCCAGATCGTGTTCGCGGAGAACAACGCGTCGACCAGCTGGCAGGGCGTGCAGGCGGACTTCTTCGACATCAACAGCTGGGTGATCGCCAACGGTGAAGGCTTCGATGCGCAGGATTATTCCAGTGCGGCCAAGGTGGTGATCCTGGGCGACACGGTACGGCGCACGCTGTTCGGCGAAGACAGCGGTATCGGCCAGACCGTGCGCCTGGGCCGCGTGCCGTTCACCGTGGTGGGCACGCTGGCGCCGAAGGGGCAGGGCGGCTTCGGTCAGGACCAGGACGACGTGATGATGGTGCCGCTGGAAACCGCGCGACGCCGTCTGCTGGGCTCGATGGGCCTGCCGCCCGGCGCGGTGATGCAGGTGGCGCTGACCGTGGCCGACCCCAAGGCCCTCAGCTACGTGCAGGGCGAAGTCGAGGCGCTGCTGCGCCAGCGGCACAAGATCGCGCCGGGCGAGGAGGACGACTTCAACGTGCGCAACATTTCCGAGATCGTCGCCACCCGCACTGCGACCACCAAGCTCATGTCGCTGTTGCTCGGCGCGGTGGCCACCATTTCGCTGATCGTCGGCGGCATCGGCATCATGAACATCATGCTGGTGTCGGTGACCGAACGCATCCGCGAGATCGGACTGCGCATGGCGGTGGGCGCCGGACCGGGCGACGTGCGACGGCAGTTCCTCGCCGAAGCCATGCTGCTGTCGCTGGGCGGTGGCGTGCTGGGCATCGTCATCGGCGTGGCCGGTGCGCTGCTGGTCGGCCAGTTCAGCGAGCTGCCGGTGGCGTTGAACGGGCAGGTGATCGGGTTGGCCGCAGGCTTCTCGATCGCCACCGGCCTGTTCTTCGGTTACTACCCGGCCCGCAAGGCCTCGCAACTGGATCCGATCGAGGCGCTGCGCTCGCAGTAGGCGGTCGGCGGGGGCTGGTGCGGTGCGGCGGCGGGAGTATGCTGGACGCCCGTCGTGCCTCACCGGACCTGCGCCATGAGCTCGCCTACGTCCCGCCGGCCACTTGCCCTGGCCATCCATGGAGGCGCCGGCGTGATCGAACAGGGCAGTCTGGTGCCCGGGGTCGAGGCCGCGATCCATGCCGACCTCGCACGCGCGCTCGACGTGGGCCACGCCATCCTGGCGACCGGCGGCAGCGCCTTGGACGCGGTGGAAGCGGCGGTGACCGTGCTCGAAGACTCGCCTTTCTTCAACGCCGGGCGCGGCGCCGTGTTCACCGCCGAAGGCCGGCATGAGCTGGATGCCGCCATCATGGACGGGCGCCACCGCCGTGCCGGGGCGGTCGCGGGCCTGATGACGGTGCGCCATCCGGTACGGCTGGCGCGTCGGGTGCTGGAGGATTCGCCGCATGTGTTCCTGATCGGCGATGGCGCGGAGCAGTTCGCCGACACGCAGCCCGGCATCGAGCGGGTGCCGAATGGCTGGTTCTCCACCGAGCCCCGGCGCGCCCAGCTGCGCGAGGCGCAGCAGCGCGAGCAGCAGGCCTGGCACGGCAACGACGATCTGCGTGGCCGGTACTTCGGCACGGTCGGCGCGGTGGCGCTGGACAGCCGCGGGCATGTCGCGGCGGCCACCTCCACCGGCGGCATGACCAACAAGCGCTGGGGGCGCGTCGGCGATTCTCCGGTGATCGGTGCCGGGACCTGGGCCGACGCGCGTTGCGCGGTGTCGTGCAGCGGCTGGGGCGAGTTCTACATCCGCAACGCGGCTGCCCACGACATCGCCGCCCGCGTGGCCTATCGCGGCGATCGCCTGCGCGACGCGGTGGAGGACGTCATCCTAGGCGAAGTGCCGCAGCATGGCGGCGACGGTGGTGCCATCGCGGTCGATACCGAGGGCAATGTGTCGCTGGTGCTCAACACGCGCGGCATGTACCGCGGCTGGGTGCGTCCCGATGGCACGCGCGGCACCGCCATCTACCAGGACACCTGAGTGCCTGCGTCGCCGGAAGCGCACGCCGCCGCATTGACCCTGGCCGATCACCGCGCCCTGCGCGCGCAGGCGCTTCGCCTGTGCCGCCGCGCCGACGAAGCGGACGACCTGGTGCAGGAAACCTTGCTGGCCGGCGTGCTGGCCGTCCGCCACGACATGCCGTGGCTGTCGGGCGTGCTGCGCCGGCAGGCGGCGATGGCGGCACGGTCGGGCGCCCGGCGCCGACGGCGCGAGGCGCTGGCCGTGGTGCCTGCGGAGGACGTCTTCGAGCCGCCCGACTCCTACGAGTCAGCGCGCATGCTGCGACCGCCGGCCTGGCTGGCCGCGCTGCCGCCGTCGGCGCGCCGGCTGGCGGTGCTGGCGTTGCACGGCCTGTCGGCGGACGAAATCCGCTGGATCCTGCGCATCCCCGACACCGCGTTCCGTCAGCGCCTGACCCGCATCCGCAAGGCGCTGGCCGCGCAATCGCCGTCGGTGCGCGCCGAAAGCCTGGCGTTGGCCTATCTCCGCGATCCCGTGCGCAGCGCCGACCTTCCCTTCGGC
Encoded proteins:
- a CDS encoding ABC transporter ATP-binding protein; this translates as MSTPSVNTGERVPVIQTHALGKVYSAGTEAEVVALRGVDLRVDRGDFVAIMGPSGSGKSTLMNLIGCLDTPSDGTYFCDGIDVATLDAEQLAILRREKIGFVFQGFHLLPRMTALENVAMPLGYAQVPPGERAERARQALAAVGLAERAGHRPNELSGGQQQRVAIARALINQPPILLADEPTGALDSRTGEEILALFKRLRDDGHTVILITHDAEVAAHADRVLVMRDGELHEEPGFGNRESGVGGTHP
- a CDS encoding ABC transporter permease; the encoded protein is MKFSDILRTALHALRGNWMRSALTSLGVIIGIAAVIVMVSVGQGTQAEIDKLVSGLGSQRLDISPGAGRGGGGVRMSSSSFYTLNEGDVDAIRNEIPEVQYVAGALRGNTQIVFAENNASTSWQGVQADFFDINSWVIANGEGFDAQDYSSAAKVVILGDTVRRTLFGEDSGIGQTVRLGRVPFTVVGTLAPKGQGGFGQDQDDVMMVPLETARRRLLGSMGLPPGAVMQVALTVADPKALSYVQGEVEALLRQRHKIAPGEEDDFNVRNISEIVATRTATTKLMSLLLGAVATISLIVGGIGIMNIMLVSVTERIREIGLRMAVGAGPGDVRRQFLAEAMLLSLGGGVLGIVIGVAGALLVGQFSELPVALNGQVIGLAAGFSIATGLFFGYYPARKASQLDPIEALRSQ
- a CDS encoding isoaspartyl peptidase/L-asparaginase; the encoded protein is MSSPTSRRPLALAIHGGAGVIEQGSLVPGVEAAIHADLARALDVGHAILATGGSALDAVEAAVTVLEDSPFFNAGRGAVFTAEGRHELDAAIMDGRHRRAGAVAGLMTVRHPVRLARRVLEDSPHVFLIGDGAEQFADTQPGIERVPNGWFSTEPRRAQLREAQQREQQAWHGNDDLRGRYFGTVGAVALDSRGHVAAATSTGGMTNKRWGRVGDSPVIGAGTWADARCAVSCSGWGEFYIRNAAAHDIAARVAYRGDRLRDAVEDVILGEVPQHGGDGGAIAVDTEGNVSLVLNTRGMYRGWVRPDGTRGTAIYQDT